TCGCCACCCCGGCGTGGGTGAGCACCACGCCCTTCGGCCGCCCGGTCGACCCCGACGTGTAGATCACGTACGCGGCGCCGGTGAGCAGCGGCGATCGTGCCGGACGCCCGGACGGCCGCGCCTCGATCGCCGCGCGCACGTCCGGTTCGTCCACCGCGATGGGGAGGACGCCGCGCACGGGCAGGTCGTCCATGACGTCGGCGGAGGCGAGCAGGGCGACCGCGCCGCTGTCGGCGAGCATGTGCGCGATCCGGTCGAGCGGCTGCCGGGGGTCGATCGGCAGGTACGCCGCCCCCGCCTTCACGACGGCCAGCAGGGACGTGACGAGGTCGGCGCCGCGGTCCATGACGACGGCGACGACCGACTCGCGCCCGACGCCGAGCCCGGCGAGGTGGTGCGCCAGCCGGTTCGCGCGGGCGTCCAGTTCGGCGTACGAGACGTGCTGTTCGTCGTCGGAGATCAGGGCGGGCGCGTCCGGGGTCCGGTCGGCCTGGGCGTGGAACAGTTCGGGGGCGGTCAGCGCCGGTACGGGGAGCGCGGTGTCGTTCAGGTCCGCCAGGTGCGCCCGTTCGTCCGCGTCGTAGAGCCGGGCCCGGCCGACCCGGTCGTCCGGCGCCGCGTCCGCCATCCACGTCAGGACGCGCAGGTAGCGCCGCAGGACGTCGCCCGCCTCGCCCGGTTCGTACCGGTCGCCGTTGACGTCGACGTCGAGCTGGATCCCGGCCCCGGCGGACCGGTCGTAGACGTTGATCTGCCGGCTCTCGGTCGGCCCGTGGGACAGGTTGCGGACGGTCGCGGCGGCCGTCCCGAACCGCGGCGGGTAGCCGTAGCCCATCACGTTGACGTTCAGGTCGCACAGGCCGGACGCGCCGCCGGGCCGCAGCTCGCGCACCAGGTCCTCGTAGCGGTACCGCTGGTGGCGCAGGCCGTGGCCGATCGCCCGGGTGGTCCGCCGGACGACGTCCGCGATCGTCGTCTCGGGCGTGACCCGTAATCGGACGGCCATGACGTTCGCCGTCATGCCGGGCGCCCGCTGCTCGCGGCGGCCCGTCCGGCCGAGCACGGGGACGCCGAGGACGATGTCGCGCGCCCCGGTGGCGCGGTGCCGGTAGACGGCGGCGGCCGCGATCGCCAGCCCGGCGAGGCTGGTCCGCAGCCGCACGGCCGCCGCCCGGAGCCGGGCGGAGTCGTCCGCGCCGAGGTCGGCGGTCCGCCGGGCGGGGGTGCCGGGGTGACGCGGGCCGCCGTCGTCCGGGCCGTCCGTTCCGGCGAGGGCGTCGAGCCAGTGGTCCCGGTCCCGGGCGATGTCCCCCGACTCGCGGTAGGCGCGTTCCGCGTCGACCAGCACCGAGAACGGTTCCGGTTCCGGCCCGGCGGGGTCGGTCCCGGCGAGCAGCGCGGCGTACGCGTCGGCCGCGCGCGCGACGATGAGCGCGGCGCCGTGACCGTCCATGATCAGGTGGTGGACGCGGTGGTACCAGAGCACGCGGCCCTCGCCCAGGACGAGGACCGCGCACGCGAACAGGGGGCCGCCGAGCATGTCGACGGGGCGCGCCAGTTCCGCCCGCATCCAGCGTTCCGCCGCGGCCCGCGGGTCCGGCTCCGCGGCGAGGTCCACCCGCTGGACGGGCACGTCGGCGGAGGCGTCGACGAACTGGCGGGGTTCGCCGTCGACGACGGTGAACCGCAGCCGGTAGGCGTCCGCCCCGGCGAGCGCGTGCCGCAGCGCCCGCGCGAACAGGTCCGGGTCCGCTCCGCCGTCGATCTCCAGGCATTCGGCGACGTTGTAGTTCCGGTCGTCCGGCGCGACCTGCTGGGCGTACCAGATGCCCAGTTGCGCGGCCGTCAGTTCCCGGAGATCGGTTTCAGTATCGGTCATCGAACACCGCCCGAGCGAACGCGGATCGTCGAATGGATTTCGGCACGGCGCCGTCCTCTCAGGTGGGTGAGCAGGATCGGTCAGGCGGAATTGCGCGGGGTTTCCGATCGTCATCCTCGCGAGTGCGCCCGGGGCCGTCAACGGCCGTTCACCGCCGTATCCGGCTGTTCAACTGTGGCGGACGCGAGGTTGCACAGCGGCGGACGGCCATTCCCGGAGATCCGGACGGCCGAATGGCGCACGACCTTCGCGCAGGCTTTCACGGCGTTCGGTTCCACGGGTACTGTCGCTCCCCGTCAGCCTCGACGGAAAATCGACGGGAATGGATTTCGGTGATGAGCGGACCCGCCGGCGGGGACCGGGGATCGGCACCGGCGGATCGGCCCGCGTTACCGGCGGAGATCGCGGAACTGGCCGATCCGGCCAATCGCGAGGACCCGTATCCGTTCCTCGACGGGCTGCGCGCGCGATCTCCCTACGCACCGTTCGACGGTCTCGTGGTGGTCGGACGGCACGCGCAGAGTTCGGCGCTGCTGCGCGATCCCACGATGAGCGCCCGCCGGGACCGGGCCGCGCTGTCCCCCACTCCGCGGGGGCCGCGGACGCGCAACTTCCTGCATCTCGATCCGCCGGAGCACACCCGCTACCGGCGCCTGGTGGCGGGCGCCTTCGCCCGCCGGAGGGTCGAGGGCCTCGGACCGCGGATCCGTGAGATCGCGGCCGGCCTGCTCCGGGACGCCGCCGGGTCCGGGACGATCGAGGTCGTCGACGACCTCGCGTACCCGCTGCCGCTGCGCGTCATCTGCGAGCTGCTGGGCGTCCCGTTCGAGGACCGGCGGCTGCTGCAGGACTGGTCGGCGAGCCTGTCCGCCGCGCTCGATCCGCCGCTCGGCCCGGCCCCGCCCCGGCTGACGACGGAGGCGGCGCGGGCCCGCGCGGGATTCGTCGGCTACTTCCGGGACCTGATCGAGGAGCGCCGCGGTGCCCCGCGCGACGATCTGATCTCGCACCTGGTGCAGGTCGAGGAGCACGGCGAACGGCTCGACGACCACGACGTCCTCGCGACCTGTGTGCTGCTGCTGAACGCCGGGCACGAGACGACCGTCAACCTGATCGGCAACGCGGTGCTGGCGCTGCTGCGGCATCCCCGCCAGTTCGACCGGCTGCGCGCCGATCCCGCGCTGGCCGCCGCGACCGTCGAGGAGGTCCTGCGCTACGACGCGCCCGTCCAGATGACCACGCGCGTCGCGCGGGAGGACGGCCGGGTCGGCGGCACCCGCGTCCGGCCCGGCGACACGGTCCTCGTGCTGCTGGGCGCCGCCAACCGGGACCCGGACGTGTACCCCGACCCCGGCCGGTTCGACATCGGCCGCTCCCCCGCCGCCCCGCACCTGTCGTTCTCGGCGGGCCCGCACTTCTGCCTCGGCGCGGGGCTTGCGCGGCTCGAGGTGTCCGTCGCGCTCGGCCTGTTCGCCGGACGGCTCGTCCGGCCACGGCTGCGGCCGGGCGGCGTCGCCTACAAGCGCAACCTGAACCTGCGCGGACCGGCGCGCCTCCTCGTCGACCTCGACGACGCCGACCTGGACGACGCCGACGCGCGCTTCCACGGCGTCCGCTCCGGCTGAACGCCCGATCCCCCGTCGCCGAAGGACGATCACATGCGCAACGCCCTGACCACCGCCCCGGACCTGGTGTCCCTGTTACGCGGGCACGCGGCGGCCGCGCCGGACGCCGACGCCGTCGCGTTCCTCGCCGACCCCTCCGGCGCGTCCGGCGGCCCCGAGCGCTGGTCGTACGCGCGGCTCGACCGGGAGGCCCGCGCCCGAGCGGCGTGGCTGGCCGACCATCATCCGCCGGGGTCGCGGGTGCTGCTGCTCCACCCGAACGGCCTGGAGTTCGGCGCGGCCCTGCTCGGCTGCCTCTACGCCGGGATGATCGCCGTGCCCGCGCCGCTGCCGGGCCGCTACCGGCATCACCGCGCCCGGCTCGCGACGATCGCGGGCGACTCCGGCGCCGCCGTCGTCCTGACCACGGCGGCGGACCTGCCGGAGGTGCGGGACTGGACGACCGGCCGGGACGGCGTCGCGCTC
The nucleotide sequence above comes from Actinomadura algeriensis. Encoded proteins:
- a CDS encoding cytochrome P450, which produces MSGPAGGDRGSAPADRPALPAEIAELADPANREDPYPFLDGLRARSPYAPFDGLVVVGRHAQSSALLRDPTMSARRDRAALSPTPRGPRTRNFLHLDPPEHTRYRRLVAGAFARRRVEGLGPRIREIAAGLLRDAAGSGTIEVVDDLAYPLPLRVICELLGVPFEDRRLLQDWSASLSAALDPPLGPAPPRLTTEAARARAGFVGYFRDLIEERRGAPRDDLISHLVQVEEHGERLDDHDVLATCVLLLNAGHETTVNLIGNAVLALLRHPRQFDRLRADPALAAATVEEVLRYDAPVQMTTRVAREDGRVGGTRVRPGDTVLVLLGAANRDPDVYPDPGRFDIGRSPAAPHLSFSAGPHFCLGAGLARLEVSVALGLFAGRLVRPRLRPGGVAYKRNLNLRGPARLLVDLDDADLDDADARFHGVRSG